One genomic window of Candidatus Minimicrobia sp. QA0096 includes the following:
- a CDS encoding M16 family metallopeptidase, whose translation MKHTVEEIRLKNGARGLLIDVPDATVMSFQVQFRAGNRYVLNKDIYETAHIMEHMAFGANEKFRSEHNYEQEFTKNGAYHNAYTSDYSMVYEAICADFEWDRILELQRLAITTPRFNADELEAEKGNVRSELTGYLNNHNRVMWPRIQQALGEDILTYNQRLKTIANIELKDIKNHHKRTHTLKNMRFVVAGKMAGRKAAIKEHLEGWQLETGERFVIPRDEPRRANPVLVRRKEATNLTFGWSMMIPRELSDEEVTAMNALNHILTGTMSSRIFGSARKKGLAYSIFSDTSIGFYDSAWDFGGQVNVETAEKLFDIIVRELKKVLAGSISEEDLESVKSYSLGRYQMGAQTVGQVSNFYVGRYFADDFVRDYAAVPDSILAVTPDQLIETARQFFASNTWTLAAVTSEEKELLTKLYDKLDKLF comes from the coding sequence ATGAAACATACAGTTGAGGAAATTAGACTGAAGAATGGTGCGCGCGGCTTGTTGATTGACGTTCCAGACGCTACGGTAATGAGTTTTCAGGTGCAATTCAGGGCAGGAAATCGCTACGTTCTGAATAAAGACATTTACGAAACGGCTCACATTATGGAGCATATGGCGTTCGGCGCGAACGAAAAGTTCCGTTCGGAGCATAATTATGAGCAGGAATTTACCAAGAATGGCGCTTATCACAACGCCTACACTTCTGACTATTCAATGGTTTATGAAGCGATTTGTGCGGATTTTGAGTGGGACAGGATTTTGGAGCTTCAGAGGCTGGCTATTACAACGCCGCGATTCAACGCCGATGAGCTTGAGGCGGAAAAGGGCAATGTTCGCTCTGAACTAACTGGTTATCTCAACAATCACAACCGCGTGATGTGGCCGCGCATTCAGCAAGCGCTGGGTGAAGATATTTTGACGTATAATCAGCGCCTAAAAACAATTGCTAATATTGAATTGAAGGATATTAAAAATCATCACAAGCGAACGCATACTTTGAAGAATATGCGGTTTGTGGTGGCTGGAAAAATGGCTGGACGAAAAGCGGCAATTAAAGAACACCTTGAAGGCTGGCAATTAGAAACGGGTGAGCGATTTGTGATTCCGCGTGATGAACCGCGCAGAGCTAACCCTGTTTTAGTCAGACGAAAAGAGGCGACGAATTTGACGTTTGGCTGGTCGATGATGATTCCACGTGAACTAAGCGATGAAGAAGTTACTGCCATGAATGCATTGAATCATATTTTAACTGGCACGATGAGCTCAAGGATTTTTGGTTCGGCTCGTAAAAAAGGCTTGGCGTATAGTATTTTTAGCGATACATCGATTGGTTTTTATGATTCGGCTTGGGATTTTGGCGGACAAGTAAATGTCGAAACTGCAGAAAAACTCTTTGATATTATCGTGAGAGAGTTGAAGAAAGTTTTGGCTGGATCTATTTCTGAAGAAGATTTGGAAAGCGTGAAGTCGTATTCGTTGGGTCGTTATCAAATGGGCGCTCAAACTGTCGGACAAGTCAGCAATTTTTACGTAGGACGATATTTTGCTGATGATTTTGTGAGAGATTATGCCGCCGTTCCAGACTCTATTTTGGCGGTAACTCCTGATCAGTTGATTGAAACGGCTCGTCAATTTTTTGCATCCAACACGTGGACGTTGGCGGCAGTTACTTCGGAAGAAAAAGAGCTATTAACAAAGCTGTACGATAAGCTCGACAAGCTGTTTTAG